A genomic segment from Rhizoctonia solani chromosome 11, complete sequence encodes:
- a CDS encoding Retrotransposable element Tf2 protein yields the protein MFVSMTPPVTVDGEEEYEVEGITDMEERNGKWFFRVKWKGYGSEENTWEPRENLKNAKKILEKFEKEMKKKALGAAKALRGGAVS from the exons atgtt tgtgtctatgacaccACCTGTtaccgtggatggagaagaagaatacgaggttgaagggatcacagacatggaagagAGGAACGGAaagtggttttttagggtaaaatggaagggctacggatcagaggagaatacctgggaaccaagggaaaacctcaaaaacgccaaaaaaatcctagaaaaatttgaaaaagaaatgaaaaagaaggccctcggcgccgccaaggcccttagagggggggcagtgtcgtag
- a CDS encoding Retrotransposable element Tf2 protein: MATRSWPPSRTRSPIDQGDLGPFLPPAAPIKLGEVSLERVTRLLLGLLGQVKRLKREVGEIKEAGIETRTNVENISQAVNVVKDGLRSLQLHGPRTPDVAPLVLHTHRHHYLPHSSSFFFPGILPRWPVLPHTFHGNPLPAALLTSPELGKVSLERVIRLLWGLQAQVDRIERTLSEQTEISREVQTNVENILQTVDVVKDGLVQLQRARGPSTPEERKPPAVEETPRAVPKAEPVGKAQPSLGAPAPIISTGAPRRDPLTLFNPYPSSSFPSGPAPATQGPPPAPVITPAQPPAPSTVKVDHPDAFKGKIGSEAKQWLTRMLAWVRLNQRQFPTDLEVLSFLLMNMEEAAGAWAHPHLDQLGSHRALIQTVDEFKVEFLATFGNPDATRAAERKITSLTQTGTCAEYITKFRTLQMELDWNDAALCGQFAQGLHWEVRKQIATRERQPRTLRELQDAALIIDNALRKERASHPQQGNKSGKTSSTPNRGASTGQQATKTGPLSSDPNYVSEEERNRRRAEGLCVKCGKPGHRFAECRTGWRATPKEDKGKAKEAAKIGEDSKYQLGKEIAPLFTIPIRPEKTAETLEVLIDSGATSSFLHPCTAESLRLPLIDLPTPRTVTMLDGSSPQAGKIWKKAVLTFTYDGKKMTETFLICNTGNHAAILGLKWLDAHNPEIDWNTRTLSFPHTPPEHVAIAEEEEADQNPLEGVPSKYHQYAKVFGEEEFNKLPPHRHYNIGIELTEEGPLNSPLYSMTDAEENPPKQIFNQFPRHVVPKKDGSRRLVVDYRRLNNRTKKNVYPLPRPDDLMAQLRGAKVFTKLDLRWGYNNVRVKEGDKWKTAFRTKYGLYESLVMTFGLTNAPASFQHFMNNLFKDLLDVCVIIYLDDILIYSKDDASHTQHVHEVLKQLMENQLFCKASKCTFHVTSVEYLGIIVSDKGFSLDKLKIQAVQEWPVPTKVKEVQSFLGFANFLRRFAANFSHMARPLHNLVKKDTPWKWDTREQEAFQGLKDAITNAPVLCHADPTKPYFLETDASGAALGSILSQQQEDGRLHPLGFLLESFKGAKQNYDTHDKELLAIIRSFEYWRIFLEGTLHPITVFTDHRNLEYWKESRTFNRRHARWHLLLAGYNFQIVYRPGKQSGKPDALSRRSDHADIPPANQTMLPDPVFANVALVTPKKELQRQIESALDQDKSLEEILQFLQNESKVPPSIKRAFKDYQMEAGLLFYQGRIVVPDVGTLRTDLLRIFHNSPLAGHPGRQRTLELISRNYYWPGIRADTYWHVDSCKTCQRIRKPKYASIPPQPLELPSRPWQHVSYDMIVDLPKDGNNDSILVIVDSFTKYVILVECSKKLKAPELADLFLRHVWKRYGMPEKTRLGIDPHFSLAYHPQSDGQTERVNPTVEHFLRAYSGINQKDWVKWLPMAEFAYNNAVHSATGKTPFKALYADNLATQMEAQWREVEAALRQSKTRMTAGETGEPLTFEIGEEAWLDAKNVKLKTLSPKLTEQRLGPFKVTKKISDRAYRLELPPSMRIHDVFYVGLLSKVKRDKNRTFENRPPPVTVDGEEEYEVEGITDAKERNGKWFFQVKWKGYGSKETQKYEKDMKKKALGAAKALRGGAVSTPEDTKPPVVEATPRPLSKVDPIGSTSRVSFWPESSKGLPTFAQPTPVQAVPPRVPSPPPSPRLQSPIGAPAPPPPAPVAAYPAPVKVDHPDAYTGKPGPASTPACSPLL, encoded by the exons atggcaacccgctcctgGCCGCCCTCTCGAACCCGCTCCCCTATCGATCAAGGGGacctgggacccttccttccgccAGCCGCCCCTATCAAGCTTGGGGAAGTATCCCTTGAGCGCGTCacacgcctcctccttggcctccttggccaagtcaaacgcCTCAAACGGGAAGTCGGGGAAATCAAAGAAGCAGGGATTGAAACCCGCACCAACGTCGAAAACATATCCCAAGCcgtcaatgttgtcaaggatgggcttagaagcctccagctccacgGGCCCCGGACCCCAgatgtc gcaccactaGTCCTTCACACACACCgtcaccattacctcccgcactccTCCTCGTTCTTCTTCCCGGGCAtcctcccacgctggccggtcctaccccacacattccatggcaacccgctcccggccgccctcttgA cctcccctgagctcggCAAAGTTTCACTCGAGCGGGTTATCCGCCTCCTCTGGGGGCTCCAAGCCCAAGTCGACCGCATTGAGCGGACCCTCTCGGAACAAACAGAAATTAGCCGAGAGGTTCAAACCAACGTCGAGAATATCTTGCAAACagtcgatgttgtcaaggatgggcttgtcCAGCTCCAACGCGCCCGGGGTCCCTCTACCCCAGAAGAACGAAAACCCCCCGCGGTcgaggaaactcccagggccgTGCCCAAAGCCGAGCCTgttggcaaggctcaaccatCCCTcggggccccagcccccatcattTCCACAGGGGCCCCAAGGCGCGACCCCCTCACCCTCTTCAACccctatccttcctcctctttcCCTTCgggaccggctccagccacccaaggacctccaccagcgcctgTCATCACCCCGGCgcagcctccagccccctccactgtaaaagtggatcacccagatgccttcaaaggcaagattggctcagaggccaaacaatggctaaCACGCATGCTAGCCTGGGTACGCCTAAATCAAAGGCAATTCCCAACGGACCTGGAGGTTCTCTCCTTCCTCCTCATGAACATGGAGGAAGCAGCTGGGGCttgggcccatccccactTGGACCAACTGGGGTCCCATCGCGCACTCATCCAAACCGTGGATGAGTTCAAAGTTGAGTTCCTGGCCAcctttggcaacccagatgcAACCAGAGCAGCGGAGCGGAAGATCACCTCCCTCACTCAGACCGGCACTTGTGCCGAATATATTACTAAGTTCcgcacgctgcaaatggaactcGACTGGAACGATGCCGCACTTTGCGGCCAATTCGCGCAAGggctccactgggaggtccgcAAACAAATTGCCACGAGGGAAAGGCAACCAAGAACTCTGAGGGAGCTACAAGATGCCgccctcatcattgacaacgccctccgcaagGAGcgagccagccacccgcaacagggtaataagtctggcaaaacctcttccacccccaaccggggggcgagtaccggccaacaggccaccaaaaccggTCCCCTCTCCTCCGATCCCAATTACGTTTCGGAGGAAGAGcgcaaccgccgccgcgcagaaggtctctgtgtcaaatgcggcaaaccCGGGCATAGATTTGCCGAATGCCGGACTGGATGGAGGGCTACCCCTAaagaggacaaggggaaagccaaggaagctgccaagattggcgaagactccaagtaccaattgggaaaaga AATTGCACCtctcttcacaattccaatacGGCCAGAAAAAACAGCGGAaacattagaagtcctgattgactcaggcgccacgtCATCATTCTTACACCCTTgcaccgcggaatcactccgccttccactcattgatctCCCCACTCCAcgtaccgttactatgcttgatgggtcgagcccccaggcaggaaaaatctggaagaaggcagtacTCACCTTCACctatgatggcaaaaagatgacggaaaccttcctcatctgtaaCACTGGCAACCATGCGGCCATCCTAggtttgaaatggttagatgcTCATAACCCGGAAATAGATTGGAACACGCGCACCCTATCCTTCCCACACACTCCGccagaacatgtggccattgccgaagaggaagaagctgatcagaaccctcttgaaggagtaccctccaaataccaccaatacgctaaggtatttggagaagaagaattcaacaagcttcccccccaTAGGCATTACAATATTGGGATCGAACTCAccgaagaaggccccctcaattCTCCCCTCTATAGTATGACAGATGCCGA GGAAAATCCGCCCAAGCAAATCTTCAATCAGTTCCCCCGTCATGTTGTTCCAAAGAAGGACGGTTCCCGCCGCTTGGTTGTCgactaccgccgccttaacaaccggacaaagaagaacgtatacccgttaccccgtccagacgatcttatggcccagctccgtggtgccaaggttttTACCAAACtggacctaagatggggttacaacaacgtccgcGTCAAAGAAGgcgacaaatggaagaccgcGTTCCGAACCAAGTATGGCCTATACGAAtcccttgtcatgacctttggcctgaccaatgcccctgcctcattccaacatttcatgaacaatcTATTTAAGGATttgttggatgtatgcgtcatcatctaccttgacgacatcctgatctactctaaggatgacgcatctcaCACGCagcacgttcatgaggtcctaaAGCAGTTAATGGAGAATCAACTGTTTTGTAAGGCTTCCAAGTGTacgttccacgtcacctccgTGGAATATCTAGGGATCATTGTATCGGATAAaggttttagcctggataagctcaaaatccaggcagtacaggaatggccgGTCCCCACAAAGGTCAAAGAGGTCCAATCGTTCTTGGGTTTTGCCAACTTTCTCCGCCGATTCgctgccaacttcagccacatggctaggccacTACACAATTTGGTGAAGAAGGACAcgccatggaaatgggataccagggaacaggaagcctttCAGGGTCTTAAAGACgctatcaccaatgccccggTTCTTTGCCACGCCGACCCGACAAAGCCTTATTTCCTAGAAACGGATGCATCAGGAGCAGCCCTGGGGtctatactcagccaacaacaggaagacggccgcctACACCCATTAGGGTTCCTAttggaatcattcaaaggtgccaaacaaaattacgacacccacgataaggaaCTCTTGGCAATCATAAGGTcgtttgaatactggcgtatcttcttggaggGGACCCTACATCCCATCACCGTCTTCACAGATCAccggaacttggaatactggaaggagtcccgtACCTTTAACCGTCGTCATGCCAGAtggcacttactccttgccggttacaacttccagattgtctaccgcccagggaaacagtccgGAAAACCCGACGCTCTATCCCGCCGATCTGACCATGCCGATATTCCCCCTGCAAACCAGACAATGCTTCCTGACCCCGTATTTGCTAACGTAGCCCTGGTGACTCCCAAAAAAGAACTCCAACGTCAAATAGAGTCCgccctagaccaagacaaatcactggaggaaatattacaattTCTCCAAAATGAGTCAAAGGTGCCCCCCTCAATCAAACGAGCTTTCAAGGACTACCAGATGGAGGCCGGGTTACTATTCTATCAAGGACGTATTGTGGTCCCAGACGTCGGAACGCTGAGGACTGATCTACTCCGTATCTTCCACAATAGTCCTCTGGCAGGGCACCCAGGAAGGCAGCGCACTCTGGAATTGATCTCGCGaaactactattggcctggcatccgtgcAGACACCTACTGGCACGTTGATTCTTGCAAAACCTGCCAGCGGATTCGGAAACCCAAATACGCGTCCATTCCCCCTCAACCATTGGAACTACCATCACGGCcttggcaacatgtgtcttatgacatgatagtGGATCTACCCAAAGACGGAAACAATGACtccatcctggtcattgtggatagctttACCAAATACGTGATCCTGGTggaatgctccaaaaagctcaaagccccggAATTGGCGGACCTGTTCTTGCGACACGTGTGGAAGCGTTATGGCATGCCCGAAAAAACA cgcctgggaatagacccccacttctctttggcctaccacccacAAAGCGATGGGCAAACTGAGCGCGTAAATCCTACAGTCGAGCACTTCCTACGGGCCTATTCAGGGATCAACCAGAAGGATTGGGTAAAATggctaccaatggcggagtttgcctatAACAACGCGGTTCATAGCGCCACAGGCAAAACTCCATTCAAGGCACTTTACG CTGACAATCTGGCCACtcaaatggaagcacaatggcggGAAGTGGAagcggcactccggcaatcaaaaacACGTATGACAGCCGGGGAGACAGGAGAACCATTAACCTTCGAAATTGGGgaagaggcctggctagATGCCAAAAACGTGAAGCTGAAAACTTtaagtcccaagctaacggaacaacgcctaggcccaTTCAAGGTAACCAAAAAAATTTCCGACCGCGcataccgcctggaactcccaccatcaatgagaatccacgatgtcttctacgtaggactgctgtcaaaggtcaaaagggacaaaaaccgcacctttgaaaatcgccctccaccagtcaccgtggacggggaagaagaatacgaggttgAGGGAATTACGGatgccaaagaaaggaacggaaaatggttcttccaagtcaaatggaagggatatgggtCCAAAGAAACAC aaaaatacgaaaaagacatgaaaaagaaggccctcggcgctgccaaggcccttagagggggggcagtgtc gacaccagAGGACACCAAACCCCCGgtcgtggaagcaacgccacgccccctatcAAAAGTCGACCCTATTGGATCGACTAGTCGGGTCTCATTCTGGCCTGAATCATCCAAGGGGCTCcccacctttgcccagcccacTCCGGtccaagcagtgcccccgcgagtcccatctccccctccatctccgcgtctccaatcccccatCGGAGCAcctgctcctccacctccggctccagttgccgcctatcccgctccggtcaaggttgaccaccccgacgcctacacaggcaaa cctggacccgcctcaaCTCCCGCATGTTCCccactgttgtag
- a CDS encoding Retrotransposable element Tf2 protein: MNMKDSAGAWAHPHLDQLGSHQAIIQTVKEFKLEFLAAFGDPDATRAAERKITTLTQSGTCADYITKFRTLAMELDWNDAALQGQFARGLHWEVSRQIATREHQPRTLLELQNAALVIDNALREERASHPPKDSKSSKNPARGTSTGHATTGSKKLSDDPNFVLEEERNRRRAAGACIKCGKMGHKFAECRTGWKATPVEDKGKAKEAAKIGEDSEYQSGKDHNRISPLFTISIKPEKQAEYLEVLIDSGATSSFLHPRTAELLRLPLIDLPQPRTVTMLDGSSPQAGKIWKKAHLTFLFDGKRMTETFLICNTGLHAAILGIKWLENHNPEIDWNLRTLSFPHTPLEHIAIAKEEEADKNPLEGVPSKYHQYAKVFGEEEFNKLPPHRHYDIGIELTEEGPLNSPLYSMTDAKSATLKDWLRDELKAGKIRPSKSSISSPVMFVPKKDGSRRLVVDYQRLNNWTKKNVYPLPRPDDLMAQLRGAKVFTKLDLRWGYNNVRVKEGDKWKTAFRTKYGLYESLVMTFGLTNAPAAFQHFMNELFKDLLDVCVIIYLDDILIYLKDNATHTQHVHEVLQRLMKNQLFCKASKCTFHVTSVEYLGIIVSDKGFSLDKLKIQAVQDWPTPTKVKEVQSFLGFANFLRRFVANFSHMARPLHNLVKKDTLWKWEAKEQEAFQGLKDAITDAPVLCHADPTKPYFLETDASGAALGSILSQRQEDGRLHPLGFLSESFKGAEQNYDTHDKELLAIIRSFEYWCIFLEGTAHPITVFTDHRNLEYWKESRTFNRRHARWHLLLAGYNFQIVYRPGKQSGKPDALSQRSDHANIPPDAQTMLPNPVFANVALVTPEKELQRQIELSLDQDESLEEILQFLQNESKAPPSINAPSKITRWKQVCYSTKGEFPLAGHPGRQQTLELVSRNYYWPGIRADTYWHVDSSAGNPRQALATLSYDMIVDLPKDGSNDSILVIVDSFTKYGIFVKCSKKLKAPELAELFLEHGKVLNNKFLRALYKRLGIDPHFSSAAYSGVNQRDWTKWLPMAKFAYNNAVHSSTGKTPFKALYGWEPTLTPSNVPTDVPEANDLAQTMEAQWKEVESALWQSKQCMTAGEDGSPLEFEIGEEAWLDAKNVNLKTLSPKLTEQRLGPFKVTEKISDRAYRLELPPTMRIHDVFYKRAFENCPPPVTVDGEEEYKVEGITDAEERNGKWFFRVKWKGYGSEENTWEPRENLKNAEKILKRYEEDMKKKALGAAKALRGGAVS, encoded by the exons atgaacatgaaggattctgcgggagcatgggcccaCCCACACCTCGACCAACTTGGATCACACcaagccatcatccaaacggtcaAAGAATTCAAACTGGAGTTTCTGGCAGCGTTTggcgaccctgatgccacaagggccgccgagcggaagatcaccacccttacccagtccggcacatgcgcggactacatcacaaagttcagaaccttagccatggaactggactggaacgacgcggccctccaaggccagtttgcccgcggcctccactgggaggtcagccgccaaattgccACCCGCGAGCACCAACCCcgcaccctccttgagctgcaaaacgcagcactcGTCATCGATAATGCTCTCCGAGAAGAGCGCGCTAGCCATCCGCCGAAGGATAGTAAGTCTAGCAaaaaccccgcaaggggaacGAGTACCGGCCATGCCACAACCGGTTCGAAAAAACTCTCCGAcgatcccaactttgtgttggaagaggaacgcaatcgccgccgcgccgcaggcgcctgcatcaagtgcggcaaaatgggtcacaagtttgcagaatgccgcacgggctggaaagcAACCCCtgttgaggacaaggggaaggctaaggaagccgccaaaattggcgaagactccgagtaccaatcgggaaaaga ccacaatagaatctcccctcTCTTTACTATTtccatcaaaccagagaaacaagcggaatacttagaagtcctgatagactcaggcgccacctcatccttcTTACACCCCCGTacagcggaactactccgcctccctCTAATAGATCTCCCACAACCAcgtactgttactatgcttgatgggtcgagcccccaggctggaaaaatttggaagaaggcccacctAACCTTCCTGTTCGATGGCAAACgcatgacggaaaccttcctgatttgcaataCCGGATTGCACGCTGCCATCTTAGGAATCAAATGGTTAGAGAACCATAATCccgaaattgattggaacctGCGCACCCTCTCTTTCCCTCACACGCCCCTGGAACACatagccattgccaaagaagaggaagctgacaagaacccccttgaaggagtaccctccaagtaccatcaatatgcaaaggtatttggggaagaagaattcaataaacttCCCCCTCATAGGCACTACGATATTGGTATTGAACTTACGGAAGAAGGACCCCTGAACTCGCCCCTttacagcatgactgatgccaaatccgccacactcaaggactggctcagggacgagctcaaggctgggaaaatccgccccagtaaatCATCAATCAGCTCcccggttatgtttgtacctaagaaggatggttcccgtcgGCTTGTAGTGGACTATCAACGCCtaaacaattggacaaagaaaaacgtctacccgttaccccgtcctgatgacctcatggcccagctccgcggtgccaaggtcttcaccaagctagacctaagatggggttacaataacgtccgtgTCAAAGAAGgcgacaaatggaaaacggccttccgtaccaaatatggtctatacgaatccctggttatgacttTCGGCTTAACTAACGCTCCTGcggccttccaacacttcatgaacgaactgttcaaggacctattggatgtatgcgtcatcatttaccttgatgacatcctaatctacttGAAGGACAACGCAACCCATACTCAGCACGTCCATGAGGTCCTACAGCGcttaatgaagaaccaattgttctgtaaggcatccaagtgcacattccacgtcacatcGGTGGAGTATCTAGGAATAATCGTATCGGACAAGGGAttcagtctggataagctcaaaatccaggcagtccaagattggcccacgcccactaaagtcaaggaagtacaatcattcctaggctTCGCCAACTTCCTACGCCGCTtcgttgccaacttcagccataTGGCACGACCCCTACACAACTTGGTTAAAAAGGACACActctggaaatgggaagccaaggaacaggaagcattccaaggactgAAAGATGCCATCACAGACGCCCCTGTGTTATGCCATGCCGACCCTACCAAACCTTACTTCCtcgaaacagatgcatctggTGCTGCCCTGGGCTCTATACTTagccaacgccaagaagaTGGACGCCTCCACCCGCTTGGTTTTCTATccgaatcattcaagggagccgagcagaactatgacacacacGATAAGGAGCTCTTAGcgatcatccgctcctttgagtattggtgcatattcctggaaggcaccGCACATCCCATCACGGTATTCACAGACCATCgcaacttggaatattggaaggagtccagAACATTCAACCGGCGTCACGCCAGGTGGCATCTATTGTTAGCcgggtataacttccaaatcgtATACCGCCCCGGTAAACAGTCCGGCAAACCAGACGCTCTCTCACAACGTTCagaccatgccaacattccaccGGATGCCCAAACCATGCTTCCCAACCCTGTTTTTGCCAACGTTGCGCTAGTTACACCTGAGAAGGAgttacaacgccagatcGAGTTATccctagaccaagacgagtccctggaggaaatcctccaattcctgcaGAATGAGTCCAAGGCTCCACCCTCAATCAACGCGCCTTCAAAGATTACGAGATGGAAGCAGGTCTgctattctaccaagggcgAATT ccccttaGCCGGCCACCCAGGCAGACAACAGACCTTAGAATTGGTATCCAgaaactactactggcctggcatccgcgcagacacgtattggcatgtggactcct ccgCTGGAAACCCCCGTCAAGCCCTGGCAACACTGTCTtacgacatgatagtagatctGCCCAAGGACGGAAGCAACGACTCCATCTTGGTCATAGTGGATAGCTTCACAAAGTATGGGATTTTCGTCAAATGCTCtaagaagctcaaagcacctgaactagcggaattgttcttggagcAC GGGAAGGTtctcaataacaaattcctgagggcactgtacaaacgcctgggtatagacccccacttctcctcagc ggcttactcaggggtcaaccaaagggactggaccaaatggttaccaatggccaaatttgcatacaacaatgcgGTTCACAGCAGCACAGGAAAAACACCattcaaagccctgtacggATGGGAGCCTACCCTGACACCTTCAAACGTACCCACAGACGTGCCAGAGGCCAACGACTTAgcccagacaatggaggcacaatggaaggaagtggaatcgGCACTCTGGCAATCCAAGCAATGCATGACGGCCGGAGAAGATGGAAGCCCGTTAGAGTtcgagattggagaagaagcctggctggacgccaaaaacgtcaacctcaaaaccttgaGTCCAAAACTTacggaacaacgcctaggaccATTTAAGGTTACTGAGAAGATCTCCGACCGGgcgtaccgcctggaactccctcCTACCATGCGAATCCACgacgtcttctat AAACGCGCCTTTGAGAATTgccccccaccagtcacagtggatggggaagaggagTACAAAGTGGAAGGAATTACCGACGCAGAGGAACgcaacgggaaatggtttttccgggtaaaatggaagggttacggctctgaagaaaacacatgggaaccccgGGAGAACCTTAAAAACGCAGAAAAAATTTTGAAAAGATACGAAGAGgacatgaaaaagaaggcccttggcgccgccaaggcccttagagggggggcagtgtcatag